The genomic stretch GGGACGGCCCCCGAGCCGGCCGCCGAGCTTGTCCAGGGCCAGGCGCCAGCCGGCGGCCTGGTCGTCGCCGATGGCCTTGTAGGGGCCGGACTTCGGCACGATCAGACCGATGCGGATCTCGTCGCCGCCGCTGTCCGGGTCGCCGAGGCTGGACCCGGAGCATCCGGAGACGGCGAGCAGCACGACGGCCACAGCAGCGGCGATGGTCAGCCGCCATCGGGACCGGCGGGCGGGTAGTGGAGGAATCACGGGATGAGGGGTCCTTTCGAACGTTGACCGGGAAGGGAGAGAGGTCGGTGTTGCGGCGGGTGATCGGTGGGCTCGGGCGTGACGAGGTGACGCAGCACGGCCAGCACGGATTCGGGTTCTGTGGCGTCGCAGGTCAGCACCGGGACCTGCGCGGTGACCCGCAGGGCGTCGCGGATCTCGTGGCGGTTACGGGCACCGCCGAGCGGCCGGTTGATCGCCACCAGGTACGGCAGCCGACACGCGTCGAGGTAGTCCAGGACCGGGTACGACATGGCCAACCGGCTGGTGTCGACCAGCACCACCGCCCCGCGCGCGCCGACGGCGAGGTGGTTCCACATCCACCACCAGCGCCGCTGGTCGGGGGTGGTCCGCAGCGCGACGGTGATACCGCCGGGCAGCGTGGCGAAGCCGATCTCCCATACGCTGCCGGGCCGACCCGCCAGCACCGCCTGGCCGTGGCAGGCGGCCCGTAGGAAGCAGGTCTTGCCCACCCCCGGTCCTCCGGCCACCAGCACCTTGGCCACCGAGGGGCGCTGGCCGAGCATGCGAGGCTCTGATTCCATGGTCGACATCGGTGTGCACGCGGTCAGCCGGTCGTGCGGGGGCCTGGCTTGACCGCCTCACCGATACGCGCCGCCAACGCCGCCAGCTCGTAGGCCACGGCGGCCGGATCGCAGTCGGCACGGGCCAGGGCCGCCAACGATGACCCGTCCGACACCTGCTGCACCACCAAGATGCCGTCGTGCATCATCAGCATCTGGAACTGCACGCCACCGGTCTCCAACAGGTCGGCGGTGCCGCGCGCCAGGCTGACCAGACCAGACACGATCGCCGCGAGCTGATCACCCCGGTCGCCGTCCAACGTGGCGGTGCTGGCCAGCAGCAGACCGTCACCGGACACCGCCACGACGTGCGCCACGTCGGGCATCTGCCGGGCCATGCCATCCAACACGACCGAGAGCTGGGGATTGCGGGCATTCGCGGTAGAGGTGATGACGCTCATCAGCGTTCTCCTGTCGAAAGGGGAGGAGTCAACGCGGCTTTCAGGCCGCGCATCGTGCCGGCGACCTGAGCCCGAATCGCCGCCGGATCTATCGGTGGAGCAGCCCCAGCAGACGGGCGGGGCGTCGGTGACCCGCCCGGCACCACATGCGCCTGCGGACGTCGCCGAGGAAGACCCGACGCGGTCCGCCCATCGGTGGACGGGTCGGCGGCCGACGCCGCCGCCTGCCACCCCGCGTCCGCACCGGTGTGGAACCCGCCGTCACCAGTGCCGTCGCCGCGAACCGGCCACAGCCACGGCGACTGAGCCGAGAGCTGCCGGAACATCGGCGGCTCACCCGGCTCCGCCGCCCCTGGCGGCAGCGGCAGAGGCCCGCGCTGACGAGGCACCGCCGGCAGTTCCATCGTCGCGTCGGACGGCACCGGCCGCGCCCGCGGCGGCACCACCGGCGCTGGTGCGCTCGGGCCCGCCCAACCGGTGCCGGTCCGAGGCATCGACGAGACAGCCGGCGGCGCCGATACCGGATCAGGTCCGGCCGGACGGGGAGCCTGGCCCGGCACCACGATCTCCCGCACCCGCACCCGCGTCACATACTCCGCAGGCACCACGACCTCAGCGGTCACACCAGTGGGTCGGGTCGCGTTCAGCCGTGCCCGCACCCCGAACTCGCGCGCCAGGCGGGAGACCACCACCAACCCCATCTGGTCGGTGACCGCGACCTCCACCTCCGGACTCGCCAACAACGTGTTGGCGCGCGCGAACTGCTCCGGCAGCAACCCCAGGCCGGTATCGACGACGAGGATCTGCACATCGTGTCCGGCCCACACCCCGAACACCTGCACCTCACCGGCGGAGAACCGGGTCGCGTTGTCCAACAACTCCGCCAGGATCGACTTGACCGCATCCACCGCACGAGCGTCGATCTCCACCTCGACCAGCCGCCCCACCCTGATCCGGGCGAACCCCTCGGTCTCCGACAACGCCGCGTTGACCAGATCAGCCAGCACCACCGGCGCGCGCTGCGATTGTCCAGGGCCACCGCCGGCCACGATCAGCAGGTTCGCCCCATATCGACGCAGCCGGGTCGCCTGCTGGTCCGCGGTGAACACCTTCGCCAGCCGGTCCGGATCCTCCTCGTCTCGCTCCAGCAGATCGATGCTGCCCAGTAACTGATCGGTCAACGTCTGCACCCGCCGCCCAACGGAGGTGATCATGGCGCTGACGAGGGCGCGGCTGCGCGCCTGACCTACCGCCGCGTCCACGGCCGAGCGCAGTACCACATTGAAGGCATCCGCGACCTGCCCGACCTCGTCCCGGCCGACGACCGGCACTGCCACACCGCCGGCACTCGCGGCCAGATGGTGCGCCGCCGCCGGATCCGACGTAGCACGCAACCGCTGCACCAGCGCGGGCAACTCGACATCCGTGACCCGCCTGGCGCCCTGCTCCAGCGACGACAACTGGGCCACCAGCGACCGGGCGACCCGCACCGCCGTCACCACCGCGACCAGCAATACCCCCAGCAGCAGTACGGCCTGGACCACCGCCGCTCGGACCTGCGCCATCCACAAGGCGCCGGCAGCAGCTGCGATATCGGCGTTCACCGTCTCCTGCACCTGTGCCAGCAGACCCGCCCGGGTGGTCATCACCCGGCCCCACTGCTCGGCGCCGCCCGGCAGCCGTACCGGCTCATATACCCCCGTACCGGACACCACGCCGTCCAGCCGCGTCGCAGTCAGCACGTCCTCGCCGGTCAGCGTCCGTCCTAACCGCGCCTGCCACGAGGTCCGCGCCAACGCGTCGAACTCGCGTAGCGCCTCGTCCTGCCCCGCACGCGCGGCCACGATCTCGGCATGCAACGCCGGCGTCAGCCGCCGCGCCGCCAACGCCTGCAACACCGCCACCTGCTGCTGACCCACCGACTCACGAGCCCGCGACAACGCCGCCGATGCCCGCATCTCATCCGCCAACTCCGGCGTGACGCCACTCTGCGCCACCGCAAGCAGCAGGTCATCCAAGTCGGCGATCACGCCCCGATAGCCGAAAGCCACCGCCGACATCGCCACCGGACTGTCCCCACGCACCCG from Micromonospora craniellae encodes the following:
- a CDS encoding roadblock/LC7 domain-containing protein, whose protein sequence is MSVITSTANARNPQLSVVLDGMARQMPDVAHVVAVSGDGLLLASTATLDGDRGDQLAAIVSGLVSLARGTADLLETGGVQFQMLMMHDGILVVQQVSDGSSLAALARADCDPAAVAYELAALAARIGEAVKPGPRTTG
- a CDS encoding GTP-binding protein — its product is MESEPRMLGQRPSVAKVLVAGGPGVGKTCFLRAACHGQAVLAGRPGSVWEIGFATLPGGITVALRTTPDQRRWWWMWNHLAVGARGAVVLVDTSRLAMSYPVLDYLDACRLPYLVAINRPLGGARNRHEIRDALRVTAQVPVLTCDATEPESVLAVLRHLVTPEPTDHPPQHRPLSLPGQRSKGPLIP
- a CDS encoding sensor histidine kinase yields the protein MGVDVTTPDGGVARARQVRLGRRLADLSVRSKAALIVVPTALVAVMSAGFGLGSSMGTARAAERAGDMFATSSAAGEVTQRLQAERTAAVGLLLPGARVTPADFERAVQDSDRAVSRFRVLRGELAGPPEGVRAVLARAEAGLVDVQAQRQRVRGDSPVAMSAVAFGYRGVIADLDDLLLAVAQSGVTPELADEMRASAALSRARESVGQQQVAVLQALAARRLTPALHAEIVAARAGQDEALREFDALARTSWQARLGRTLTGEDVLTATRLDGVVSGTGVYEPVRLPGGAEQWGRVMTTRAGLLAQVQETVNADIAAAAGALWMAQVRAAVVQAVLLLGVLLVAVVTAVRVARSLVAQLSSLEQGARRVTDVELPALVQRLRATSDPAAAHHLAASAGGVAVPVVGRDEVGQVADAFNVVLRSAVDAAVGQARSRALVSAMITSVGRRVQTLTDQLLGSIDLLERDEEDPDRLAKVFTADQQATRLRRYGANLLIVAGGGPGQSQRAPVVLADLVNAALSETEGFARIRVGRLVEVEIDARAVDAVKSILAELLDNATRFSAGEVQVFGVWAGHDVQILVVDTGLGLLPEQFARANTLLASPEVEVAVTDQMGLVVVSRLAREFGVRARLNATRPTGVTAEVVVPAEYVTRVRVREIVVPGQAPRPAGPDPVSAPPAVSSMPRTGTGWAGPSAPAPVVPPRARPVPSDATMELPAVPRQRGPLPLPPGAAEPGEPPMFRQLSAQSPWLWPVRGDGTGDGGFHTGADAGWQAAASAADPSTDGRTASGLPRRRPQAHVVPGGSPTPRPSAGAAPPIDPAAIRAQVAGTMRGLKAALTPPLSTGER